Proteins encoded within one genomic window of Arachis ipaensis cultivar K30076 chromosome B08, Araip1.1, whole genome shotgun sequence:
- the LOC107613281 gene encoding pentatricopeptide repeat-containing protein At1g43980, mitochondrial, whose translation MYPFLKLTRIPHSSLSYCSFLLDHCSSHNKSFAFLRTLHAHFIKLGFNSYSYLGNRCFDLYCEFGQINDAFKVFDEITYKNLTSWNICLKGFLKSGHLGEACHLFDVMPVRDVVSWNTMISDFAQNGFYCQAFELFVEMQGTGVRPSEFTFSIMTSIVSSPCHAKQVHSRMIRSGIDLSNVVLANSVIAMYGRLGLVDYCFGVILTMENFDVISWNSLIWACCRAGYPELSLEQFHQMRAMEFLPDQFTCSILMTVCSNLQDLGRGKQVFTLCFKLGFVSNSTVSSAAIALFSRCNRLEDSIQLFKEQDQWDSVLCNSMISSYTKHDLVEDALQLFMLTLRKNIRPTEYMISCLLSSVSIFMPVEVGNQIHSLVPKLGFESEVVVASSLVHMYAKFGFIDDALNIFNEMKIKDLVSWNTIMMGTTYNGKVPVTMKLFKELIGEPTPPDRITLAAVLRACNYGCLVDEAIKILLSMEKEFGVEPGEEHYAYAVELLSQAGMIKEAMDIIETMQCKTPSNIWRSVLSACAIHEDLCVIERVAERVTKSEPQTLLPYLVLARAYQMRGKWESSIRARKAVEQKGAKEFIGYSCVGIKNQHSAAYCKNYSSACLLQSLHFESTKAEVAQLELQQYFVDHGDELMITRMGQ comes from the exons ATGTACCCGTTTTTGAAGCTAACACGAATTCCTCACTCTTCACTCTCCTATTGCTCTTTTCTCTTGGATCATTGTTCATCCCATAATAAATCATTTGCCTTTCTCAGAACCCTCCATGCTCATTTCATCAAATTGGGTTTTAACTCGTATTCATATCTGGGTAATCGCTGTTTTGATCTATACTGTGAGTTTGGCCAAATCAATGATGCCTttaaggtgtttgatgaaattacTTATAAGAATTTGACATCATGGAACATTTGTCTGAAGGGGTTTCTCAAAAGTGGCCACCTTGGGGAGGCATGCCACTTGTTTGATGTAATGCCTGTTAGAGATGTTGTTAGTTGGAACACGATGATTTCCGATTTTGCACAAAATGGGTTTTATTGTCAAGCCTTTGAGCTTTTTGTTGAGATGCAGGGTACTGGTGTGAGGCCAAGTGAGTTCACTTTCTCAATAATGACGTCAATTGTGTCAAGTCCCTGTCATGCTAAGCAGGTCCACAGTAGGATGATCAGGAGTGGGATTGATTTGTCCAATGTGGTGCTTGCAAACTCGGTGATAGCTATGTATGGGAGACTCGGTCTTGTTGATTATTGCTTTGGTGTGATTTTGACCATGGAGAACTTTGATGTTATATCTTGGAACTCTTTGATATGGGCCTGTTGTAGAGCTGGATATCCAGAGTTGTCTCTTGAGCAGTTTCATCAGATGAGAGCTATGGAGTTTTTACCTGACCAGTTTACATGTTCGATATTGATGACTGTCTGTTCTAACTTGCAGGATTTGGGAAGGGGTAAGCAAGTTTTCACCCTTTGTTTCAAGTTGGGATTTGTTTCGAATAGCACTGTGTCAAGTGCTGCTATTGCCCTCTTTTCTAGATGCAACAGATTGGAGGACTCCATCCAGCTCTTCAAAGAACAAGATCAATGGGATTCAGTTTTATGCAATTCAATGATTTCGAGCTACACGAAACATGATTTAGTGGAGGATGCATTGCAACTCTTTATGCTGACCCTGAGGAAGAATATCAGACCAACGGAATACATGATCAGTTGTCTTCTGAGTTCAGTTTCAATTTTCATGCCAGTTGAAGTAGGTAATCAAATCCATTCTCTGGTTCCTAAATTAGGTTTCGAGTCAGAAGTAGTTGTTGCCAGTTCTCTTGTTCATATGTATGCAAAATTTGGATTTATTGATGATGCCTTAAACATCttcaatgaaatgaaaataaaggaTTTGGTGTCATGGAATACAATAATGATGGGAACGACTTACAATGGCAAAGTGCCTGTAACCATGAAGCTCTTTAAGGAGTTAATTGGAGAACCTACACCACCAGATAGAATTACACTTGCTGCAGTTCTTCGAGCATGCAACTATGGATGTTTGGTTGATGAagcaattaaaatattattatcaaTGGAGAAGGAATTTGGCGTAGAACCTGGGGAAGAACACTATGCTTATGCTGTGGAGTTGTTGAGTCAAGCTGGTATGATCAAAGAAGCGATGGACATTATTGAAACAATGCAATGTAAAACCCCCTCCAACATTTGGAGATCAGTTCTTTCTGCATGCGCAATCCATGAAGACTTGTGTGTTATTGAAAGAGTTGCAGAGAGAGTAACAAAAAGCGAACCGCAGACATTGTTACCATATTTGGTGTTGGCTCGGGCTTATCAGATGAGGGGCAAATGGGAGAGCTCAATTCGAGCCAGGAAGGCCGTGGAACAAAAAGGTGCTAAAGAGTTCATTGGATACAGTTGTGTAGGGATAAAAAATCAG CACTCAGCGGCTTATTGCAAAAACTACTCATCAGCTTGCCTTCTCCAATCATTGCATTTTGAGTCTACAAAAGCTGAGGTGGCACAATTGGAGTTGCAGCAGTATTTCGTCGACCATGGTGATGAACTGATGATAACCAG AATGGGACAATGA
- the LOC107613282 gene encoding uncharacterized protein LOC107613282, translated as MESSLGDILLKVAVFFLVQALVYLILSNSSNIFSKNIKRTHSFKPARSVSIRQMLALLSDFPPEGEPSPSSKSPQSPSLHSYDKKRS; from the coding sequence ATGGAGAGCAGCTTAGGTGACATCCTGTTGAAGGTGGCAGTGTTCTTCCTAGTACAAGCTTTGGTATACCTTATCCTTTCAAATTCATCAAATATCTTTTCCAAGAACATCAAGAGAACCCACAGCTTCAAACCTGCACGGTCTGTGAGCATTCGGCAGATGCTGGCTTTGCTCTCCGATTTTCCGCCGGAAGGAGAACCCTCCCCCTCTTCAAAGAGTCCTCAATCGCCATCCCTTCATAGTTATGATAAGAAGCGATCTTAA